In Streptomyces chartreusis, the following proteins share a genomic window:
- a CDS encoding sugar ABC transporter substrate-binding protein, whose protein sequence is MVNRTAAAALVTCAALLAATGCSSGFDSGKKTEQDSSTKQHLTVLIASSGDAETKAVKDAAAAYSKESGNSVTVDVAKDINQQLAQSFAGHKPPDAFYVNSDQFANYAKGGSLHAYGDQVEDVDDFSEQLRASFTYDGKLVCLPKDTSTLALAINTDLWKGAGLTARDYPTTWAQLKAVAAKLTSGKVTGLVTNGEYARVGVFMKEAGGWITDADQTKMTADSAQNAEALAYVRSLLKSGSMKYANQVDANWGGEALGKGKAAMTIEGNWLTGGMKADYPDVKYTVVPLPAGPSGKGTLAFSQCWGVAKDSAHQAAAVDLVKYLTTSAQQVKNADAFGVMPSRTSAQAEYAKQNPSAKAWVDASAYAQGPVTIAGFDKVLTQFNTDLAALNTADPKKILADLQRNGEQALTKGE, encoded by the coding sequence ATGGTCAACCGTACGGCCGCCGCCGCCCTCGTCACCTGCGCGGCACTGCTGGCCGCCACAGGCTGCTCGTCGGGCTTCGACAGCGGCAAGAAGACAGAGCAGGACTCCAGCACCAAGCAGCATCTGACCGTGCTGATAGCCAGCTCCGGCGACGCGGAGACCAAGGCCGTCAAGGACGCGGCTGCGGCGTACTCGAAGGAGTCCGGGAACTCGGTGACCGTGGACGTCGCCAAGGACATCAACCAGCAGCTTGCCCAGTCCTTCGCCGGGCACAAGCCGCCGGACGCCTTCTACGTCAACTCCGACCAGTTCGCCAACTACGCCAAGGGCGGCTCTCTGCACGCCTACGGCGACCAGGTCGAGGACGTCGACGACTTCTCCGAACAGCTGCGCGCCTCCTTCACGTACGACGGGAAGTTGGTGTGCCTGCCCAAGGACACCTCCACTCTCGCCCTCGCGATCAACACGGACCTCTGGAAGGGCGCCGGGCTGACCGCCAGGGACTATCCGACGACCTGGGCCCAGTTGAAGGCGGTCGCCGCGAAACTGACCTCCGGCAAGGTCACCGGGCTGGTCACCAACGGCGAGTACGCGCGGGTCGGCGTCTTCATGAAGGAGGCAGGCGGCTGGATAACCGACGCCGACCAGACGAAGATGACCGCCGACTCCGCGCAGAACGCCGAAGCGCTCGCGTACGTGCGGTCCCTGCTCAAGTCCGGCTCCATGAAGTACGCCAACCAGGTCGACGCCAACTGGGGCGGCGAGGCCCTCGGCAAGGGCAAGGCCGCGATGACCATCGAGGGCAACTGGCTCACCGGCGGCATGAAGGCCGACTACCCCGACGTGAAGTACACGGTGGTCCCGCTGCCCGCCGGCCCGTCCGGCAAGGGCACGCTCGCCTTCAGTCAGTGCTGGGGCGTGGCCAAGGACAGCGCCCACCAGGCAGCGGCCGTCGACCTGGTCAAGTACCTCACCACCAGCGCGCAGCAGGTGAAGAACGCCGACGCCTTCGGGGTGATGCCCTCGCGCACCAGCGCGCAGGCCGAGTACGCCAAGCAGAATCCTTCCGCCAAGGCGTGGGTCGACGCCAGTGCCTACGCGCAGGGCCCGGTGACCATCGCCGGATTCGACAAGGTTCTCACCCAGTTCAACACCGACCTCGCCGCGCTGAACACCGCCGACCCGAAGAAGATCCTCGCCGACCTCCAGCGCAACGGCGAACAGGCCCTCACGAAGGGCGAATGA
- a CDS encoding LacI family DNA-binding transcriptional regulator, whose protein sequence is MPRSSSSSSAKGGPVTLAMVARRAGVSSQTVSNAINSPDMLRPETLERVRRVIDEMGYRPSRAAQTLRTRSSKLIGYGIQPTPASSPVLDRFLHALSQAADDAGYRILLFASPPGGPTLAGYEELLDQHEVDGFVLSGTERGDPRQAWLARRGVPFVGFGRMWSGRQIGDWVDVDGAAGTDAAVEHLVSLGHRKIAFLGWERGSSGAGDDRAEGWQRAMHRHGLATRGRRAQSVNDIDAARTAVKPLLDAGVTAVIAASDMLALGCYQTLRERGASPGLDVSVVGFDDSPTAGILFPALASVAQPLEEVGRQCVRLLLARIATRDAVPERLLLEPSLIVRDSVRAPGGGDAAEADLAN, encoded by the coding sequence ATGCCCCGCTCCAGCAGCAGTTCCTCGGCCAAGGGTGGCCCGGTGACCCTTGCGATGGTCGCCCGCCGGGCCGGGGTCTCGTCGCAAACCGTGTCGAACGCGATCAACTCGCCAGACATGCTGCGACCCGAGACCCTGGAGCGGGTCCGCCGCGTGATCGACGAGATGGGCTACCGGCCCAGCCGCGCGGCACAGACGCTGCGTACCCGCTCCAGCAAGCTGATCGGGTACGGCATCCAGCCCACTCCGGCCAGTTCACCGGTACTGGACCGGTTCCTGCACGCCTTGTCGCAGGCCGCAGACGACGCGGGTTACCGGATCCTGCTGTTCGCCTCCCCGCCCGGCGGTCCGACCCTCGCGGGGTACGAGGAACTCCTCGACCAGCACGAGGTCGACGGCTTCGTCCTCAGCGGCACCGAGCGCGGCGACCCGCGCCAGGCGTGGCTCGCCAGGCGCGGCGTGCCGTTCGTCGGCTTCGGCCGCATGTGGTCGGGACGGCAGATCGGCGACTGGGTCGACGTCGACGGCGCCGCGGGCACGGACGCCGCGGTGGAGCACCTGGTCTCCCTCGGGCATCGCAAGATCGCCTTCCTGGGCTGGGAACGCGGCTCTTCCGGCGCCGGTGACGACCGTGCCGAGGGCTGGCAGCGGGCGATGCACCGGCACGGGCTGGCGACTCGCGGGCGACGCGCGCAGAGCGTGAACGACATCGACGCCGCCCGCACGGCCGTGAAACCGCTCCTGGACGCGGGCGTGACCGCCGTGATCGCAGCCAGCGACATGCTGGCGCTCGGCTGCTATCAGACGCTGCGTGAGCGCGGTGCCTCCCCCGGCCTGGACGTCTCCGTCGTCGGCTTCGACGACTCACCGACGGCCGGGATCCTTTTCCCCGCGCTGGCCTCCGTCGCACAGCCGCTGGAGGAGGTCGGCCGGCAGTGCGTACGGCTGCTCCTGGCGCGCATCGCCACTCGCGACGCGGTGCCGGAGCGCCTGCTGCTGGAGCCGTCGCTGATCGTGCGCGACAGCGTTCGTGCGCCAGGCGGCGGTGACGCGGCAGAGGCCGACTTAGCCAACTAG
- a CDS encoding glycogen debranching N-terminal domain-containing protein: MDSTVKPQDTNGAVTVSPSATGGLQPFLHDTVVTLHAPSLVISRADGQLSAGADGFYHGDRRALSRLTVMAEGIALAPVHGGLQGADRAGFRTILRGLGEVTADPAVALHRRRATADGRLEEVFEVTNSGSEQVRFRLTVRAGTDLATMEQVKSGQEVEEAPPEVPAGETIALSWSADDFEVRLAAEPAPDAIQVPSGELSYDIDLKPATSWSVTLNCTAGYVDGDQFPAPLQDQLPWRVPALRSADRRLDQWLQQSLADLDRLRLTDRQSPAPDRPDQFLAAGAPWFLTLFGRDAIWAARMLLPLGSDLAAGTLRTLARRQGAVTDPATEEQPGKILHEVRRDTLQLADRLSLPPVYYGTVDATPLWITLLHDAWRWGLAPVEVEELLPHAEAALAWMRDAADVGGDGFLKYVDQTGHGLSNQGWKDSDDSIRYRDGGRAHAPIALCEVQAYAYEAARAGAALLSAFGRPGADAWEDWADQLAVRFRERFWVRDERGPFPAVALDGDGRPVDSVTSGFGHLLGTGLLNAEESALLAARLTGPDLDAGQGLRTLSSDAVGYNPYGYHVGSIWPHDTAIAVHGLVRAGFPDAAASLADGLLAASAAFDARLPELFAGHGTGAGTAPAPYPASCRPQAWAAASSVLVLRAALGLDADVPAGTLTVAPTFARNYGPLTLNGLQVTGDRLDVTLTADGSVNVSAPDGLSVTTA; this comes from the coding sequence TTGGACTCCACTGTCAAGCCCCAGGACACGAACGGCGCCGTCACGGTCTCCCCCTCCGCGACCGGCGGCCTGCAGCCGTTCCTGCATGACACGGTCGTCACGCTGCACGCGCCCAGTCTCGTGATCTCGCGTGCGGACGGGCAGCTCAGCGCAGGTGCGGACGGCTTCTACCACGGTGACCGAAGGGCGCTGTCCCGACTGACCGTCATGGCCGAGGGCATCGCCCTGGCGCCGGTCCACGGCGGGCTGCAGGGCGCGGACCGCGCCGGGTTCCGGACGATCCTGCGCGGGCTCGGTGAGGTGACCGCGGACCCGGCCGTTGCCCTGCACCGCCGCCGTGCCACGGCCGACGGCCGCCTGGAGGAGGTCTTCGAAGTCACCAACTCGGGCAGTGAGCAGGTCCGCTTCCGGCTGACGGTGCGAGCCGGCACGGACCTCGCCACCATGGAGCAGGTCAAGTCGGGGCAGGAGGTCGAGGAGGCGCCGCCCGAGGTCCCGGCCGGCGAGACCATCGCCCTCTCCTGGTCCGCGGACGACTTCGAAGTACGCCTGGCCGCCGAGCCCGCGCCGGATGCAATCCAGGTGCCGTCGGGCGAGCTGTCGTACGACATCGACCTCAAGCCCGCCACCTCCTGGAGCGTGACGCTCAACTGCACGGCGGGGTACGTGGACGGCGACCAGTTCCCGGCGCCCCTCCAGGACCAACTGCCCTGGCGTGTCCCGGCCCTGCGCAGCGCGGACCGCCGCCTCGACCAGTGGCTGCAACAGTCCCTCGCCGACCTGGACCGACTGCGCCTGACGGACCGCCAGTCGCCCGCACCCGACCGGCCGGACCAGTTCCTGGCCGCCGGCGCGCCCTGGTTCCTCACCCTCTTCGGCCGCGACGCGATCTGGGCCGCCCGCATGCTCCTCCCGCTCGGCAGCGATCTCGCCGCCGGCACGCTGCGTACGCTGGCCCGCCGTCAGGGCGCCGTCACGGACCCGGCCACGGAGGAGCAGCCGGGCAAGATCCTCCACGAGGTGCGCCGCGACACCCTCCAGCTGGCGGACCGGCTGTCCCTCCCGCCGGTGTACTACGGCACAGTGGACGCCACCCCGCTGTGGATCACCCTGCTCCACGACGCCTGGCGCTGGGGCCTCGCCCCGGTCGAGGTGGAGGAGCTGCTGCCGCACGCCGAGGCGGCGCTGGCGTGGATGCGCGATGCGGCGGACGTAGGAGGCGACGGCTTCCTCAAGTACGTCGACCAGACCGGTCACGGGCTGTCCAACCAGGGCTGGAAGGACTCCGACGACTCCATCCGCTACCGCGACGGCGGTCGCGCCCACGCGCCGATCGCCCTGTGCGAGGTGCAGGCGTACGCCTACGAGGCCGCCCGGGCCGGGGCCGCGCTGCTGAGCGCGTTCGGGAGGCCGGGCGCGGACGCCTGGGAGGACTGGGCGGACCAGCTCGCCGTCCGCTTCCGCGAGCGCTTCTGGGTACGGGATGAGAGGGGCCCCTTCCCGGCGGTCGCGCTGGACGGCGACGGCAGGCCGGTCGACTCCGTCACCTCCGGCTTCGGCCACCTGCTCGGCACCGGGCTGCTCAACGCGGAGGAGAGCGCGTTGCTGGCCGCCCGTCTCACCGGCCCCGACCTCGACGCGGGACAGGGCCTGCGCACGCTGAGCAGCGACGCGGTGGGCTACAACCCCTACGGCTACCACGTCGGCTCGATCTGGCCGCACGACACCGCGATCGCCGTCCACGGCCTCGTCCGGGCGGGCTTCCCTGACGCCGCCGCATCCCTGGCGGACGGTCTGCTGGCGGCGTCGGCGGCATTCGATGCCCGCCTTCCCGAACTCTTCGCTGGCCACGGCACCGGCGCGGGTACGGCGCCCGCCCCCTACCCGGCGTCCTGCCGGCCCCAGGCATGGGCGGCCGCATCCTCGGTCCTCGTTCTCCGGGCGGCCCTGGGCCTGGACGCCGACGTCCCGGCCGGCACGCTCACCGTGGCCCCCACGTTCGCCCGGAACTACGGCCCGCTGACCCTCAACGGACTCCAGGTCACCGGGGACCGGCTGGACGTCACATTGACGGCGGACGGGTCGGTGAACGTCTCAGCACCGGACGGACTGTCGGTGACGACCGCCTGA
- a CDS encoding glycoside hydrolase family 2 TIM barrel-domain containing protein encodes MTSELSAFVSDIAPGRGALRPARSWLHSDAPSLSLNGSWRFRLSPTASVAQDFAAEGFDDQQWDSIPVPSHWVLQGDGAYGRPIYTNIQFPFPIDPPHVPDENPTGDYRRHFHVPAEWSAADRIVLRFDGVESLFRVWVNGEEIGSASGSRLAHEFDVTSAVRPGDNVVAVRVHQWSAASYVEDQDQWWLPGIFRDVTLLVRPVGGIEDVWLRTGFDEGQGRLDPEVVADSAAFPLTLHIPELGIEQVWSSAADVKPLSVGGVQPWSAEQPRLYDATVSSASERIALRVGFRTVEIRGDQFLVNGHRVVFHGVNRHEAHPERGRVFDEEHAREDLARMKRFNVNAIRTSHYPPHPRLLDLADELGFWVILECDLETHGFDKVGWAGNPSDDPAWREALLDRIQRTVERDKNHPSIVIWSLGNEAGTGGNLAAMSAWVHARDAERPVHYEGDYTGDYTDIYSRMYTSVAETEEIGAEGARTTLFNCTPSQSLRQRTKPFLLCEYAHAMGNGPGALDEYEALVHRHPRLHGGFVWEWRDHGILAATPDGTPYYAYGGDFAEVVHDGNFVMDGMLLSNDVPTPSLHEYKAVTQPIRFTFDADKVAISNLRHSADTSDLRFRWRVEHDGTPVASGDLDVPVVTAGGSGWARLPHVAVSPDAETWLTIDTVLAAATAWAPEGHLVATAQLDYSVRRPAPAVRPRKDWHSGNGTLTLGIAEFRNGSLAGLAGRAVTGPRLELFRAPTDNDESASDGVAGSDASIPEVSHAELWRSEGLDRLTSRRLSVSHAADALRTLDKVSAANSAAFVMVESVWSLEEGELELRVEIEPSSGWRTVWPRIGIRFDLPDGNAPIDGAEWFGLGPLESYPDSLRAARTGRFASTIEDLTVDYARPQESGHRSRLRRLTLSSGDAEVLRLEALPDLNGHLPGYTLSRHTPQQIAKARHAFELPESTTSHLTIDAAQHGLGSRACGPDVQPEFALRPQARTIRLRFGGSGR; translated from the coding sequence TTGACTTCCGAGCTTTCCGCGTTCGTTTCGGACATTGCCCCTGGGCGCGGCGCACTGCGCCCGGCACGCTCGTGGCTGCACTCCGACGCCCCGTCTCTCTCCCTGAACGGGTCCTGGCGCTTTCGTCTGTCCCCCACGGCATCGGTGGCACAGGACTTCGCCGCCGAGGGCTTCGACGACCAGCAGTGGGACAGCATCCCGGTGCCGTCCCACTGGGTGCTCCAGGGTGACGGAGCGTACGGTCGGCCGATCTACACGAATATCCAGTTCCCGTTTCCGATCGACCCTCCCCATGTTCCGGACGAGAATCCCACCGGCGACTACCGCCGCCATTTCCATGTGCCTGCGGAATGGTCGGCGGCCGATCGGATCGTGCTGCGGTTCGACGGGGTCGAATCGCTCTTCAGGGTGTGGGTGAACGGTGAGGAGATCGGCAGCGCCAGCGGCAGCCGACTCGCCCACGAATTCGACGTGACCTCCGCCGTCCGCCCGGGCGACAACGTCGTAGCGGTACGAGTGCACCAGTGGTCCGCGGCCAGCTATGTCGAGGACCAGGACCAGTGGTGGCTCCCCGGCATCTTCCGCGACGTCACCCTCCTCGTCCGGCCGGTCGGAGGCATCGAGGACGTCTGGCTGCGCACCGGTTTCGACGAGGGGCAGGGGCGTCTCGACCCCGAAGTCGTCGCCGACTCGGCGGCATTCCCCCTGACCCTGCACATTCCCGAACTCGGCATCGAGCAGGTGTGGAGTTCCGCAGCCGACGTAAAACCCCTCTCCGTTGGCGGCGTGCAGCCATGGTCGGCCGAGCAGCCCCGCCTGTATGACGCGACGGTGTCTTCGGCCTCCGAACGCATCGCGCTTCGCGTGGGCTTCCGCACGGTCGAGATCCGCGGGGATCAGTTCCTGGTCAACGGCCACCGTGTCGTGTTCCACGGTGTGAACCGCCATGAGGCTCATCCCGAGCGCGGCCGTGTCTTCGACGAGGAACACGCCCGCGAGGACCTGGCTCGCATGAAGCGGTTCAACGTAAACGCGATACGCACCAGCCACTACCCACCGCATCCCCGACTTCTCGACCTCGCCGACGAACTCGGATTCTGGGTCATCCTCGAATGCGACCTGGAGACGCACGGCTTCGACAAGGTCGGCTGGGCCGGCAATCCGAGCGACGACCCCGCCTGGCGCGAGGCCCTTCTTGACCGCATCCAGCGAACCGTCGAACGCGACAAGAACCATCCCAGCATCGTGATCTGGTCGCTCGGCAACGAGGCAGGCACGGGCGGCAACCTCGCAGCCATGTCGGCTTGGGTGCACGCACGCGACGCCGAACGCCCAGTGCACTACGAGGGCGACTACACCGGTGACTACACCGACATCTACTCGCGCATGTACACATCAGTGGCGGAGACCGAGGAGATCGGCGCCGAGGGAGCCCGGACGACCCTGTTCAACTGCACCCCGTCCCAGAGCCTCCGCCAGCGCACCAAGCCGTTCCTGCTGTGCGAGTACGCACACGCCATGGGCAACGGGCCGGGCGCCCTCGACGAGTACGAAGCACTCGTGCACCGGCATCCCCGACTGCACGGCGGCTTCGTATGGGAGTGGCGCGATCACGGCATCCTGGCCGCAACCCCGGACGGGACGCCGTACTACGCCTACGGCGGTGACTTCGCGGAAGTCGTGCACGACGGGAACTTCGTCATGGACGGCATGCTGCTGAGCAACGACGTCCCCACACCCAGCCTCCACGAGTACAAGGCGGTCACCCAGCCGATCCGCTTCACCTTCGACGCCGACAAAGTCGCGATCTCCAATCTGCGGCACTCGGCCGACACGTCCGACCTGCGCTTCCGCTGGCGCGTCGAACACGACGGAACTCCGGTGGCTTCCGGCGACTTGGATGTCCCCGTCGTCACAGCGGGCGGGTCAGGGTGGGCCCGGCTGCCGCACGTCGCGGTGTCGCCCGACGCCGAGACATGGCTCACGATCGACACGGTGCTGGCAGCCGCAACCGCCTGGGCACCCGAGGGCCACCTGGTCGCAACGGCCCAACTCGACTACTCGGTACGCCGTCCCGCCCCCGCTGTCCGGCCGCGGAAGGACTGGCATTCGGGCAACGGAACGCTCACGCTCGGCATCGCGGAGTTCCGCAACGGATCCCTGGCCGGGCTCGCGGGCCGCGCCGTGACGGGCCCACGGCTGGAGCTGTTCCGTGCGCCGACCGACAACGACGAAAGCGCCTCCGACGGCGTCGCGGGCAGCGACGCCAGCATTCCCGAGGTCTCCCATGCCGAGTTGTGGCGGAGCGAGGGACTCGACCGCCTGACCAGCCGCCGTCTGTCGGTGTCACACGCCGCGGATGCCCTGCGCACCCTCGACAAGGTCTCCGCGGCGAACTCCGCAGCGTTCGTCATGGTCGAGTCCGTCTGGTCACTCGAAGAAGGCGAACTGGAACTGCGTGTGGAGATCGAGCCGTCCAGCGGCTGGCGCACCGTGTGGCCGCGGATCGGGATCCGCTTCGACCTGCCCGACGGCAACGCCCCCATCGACGGCGCCGAGTGGTTCGGTCTGGGCCCGCTCGAGTCCTACCCCGACAGTCTGCGCGCGGCACGCACGGGCCGGTTCGCCTCCACCATCGAGGACCTCACGGTCGACTACGCCCGTCCTCAGGAGAGCGGGCACCGCTCCCGACTGCGCCGGCTGACCCTGTCGAGTGGCGACGCCGAGGTACTGCGCCTGGAGGCATTGCCCGACCTGAACGGGCACCTCCCGGGCTACACCTTGAGCCGCCATACGCCCCAACAGATCGCGAAGGCCCGCCACGCCTTCGAGCTTCCCGAATCGACGACGAGTCACTTGACCATCGACGCGGCCCAGCACGGCCTCGGCTCACGCGCCTGCGGACCCGACGTCCAGCCCGAGTTCGCACTCCGCCCACAGGCACGCACGATCAGGCTCCGGTTCGGAGGCTCCGGTCGGTGA